In one window of Opitutus sp. GAS368 DNA:
- a CDS encoding GspE/PulE family protein has translation MSNVDTFLESLRRLTPAQAKVIDARADLFKADPMRLLKDLMERSVLPKARLSQLWADTLGVAYVNPTSVAIPTDGYEQLPVDIARRVGAVVLSSLGDTVTVAMGDPTNARQVESLGKILGKNISAVFAHPDEIATVVDMYLGAEGNIAANLQSVCDQLPGMIGAREIKTAADVADLVESKAVIELLNSIILTAYRRRASDIHFETRSEDSRVRMRIDGDMQTIMDLPRTVHVTLVVRIKVLCQLDLSQSRMPQDGAFELNFGTLNTAFRVSTLPSLYGEKAVLRVLGSPLDQSMLRLDNLGFPRSTLEAIKRVISRPNGILIVCGPTGSGKTTTLYGCINEVNRPDLNITTIEDPVEYRLPDITQHQVNTGIGLTFSKVLRSIMRQDPDVILIGEIRDLETALIATEAALTGHFVLTTLHTNNALQAVTRLVEIGVDPYLVAPTTMGVLSQRLVRRICSSCKESYQPTGEELAPFFSGYEGVPVTLYRGRGCPKCFGSGFSGRVGIYEFVEVSEKMRELITEKQSVALLIEEAKRVGHRSLRHDGLKKALIGWTTLEEVERSTLPDVGFQPVGD, from the coding sequence ATGAGCAATGTCGACACCTTCCTCGAGTCCCTGCGCCGGCTGACCCCGGCGCAAGCGAAAGTGATCGACGCGCGCGCGGATCTCTTCAAGGCCGATCCGATGCGGCTGCTCAAGGACCTGATGGAGCGGTCGGTGCTGCCCAAGGCGCGCCTCAGCCAGCTGTGGGCCGACACCCTGGGTGTGGCCTACGTCAACCCGACCTCCGTGGCCATCCCGACTGACGGCTACGAGCAGCTGCCCGTGGACATCGCGCGGCGGGTGGGGGCGGTCGTGCTCAGTTCGCTCGGCGACACCGTTACGGTCGCCATGGGTGACCCGACAAATGCCCGGCAGGTCGAGTCGCTGGGCAAAATCCTTGGCAAGAATATCAGCGCCGTTTTTGCCCATCCCGACGAGATCGCCACGGTCGTCGACATGTATCTCGGGGCCGAGGGCAACATCGCCGCCAACCTCCAGAGCGTCTGCGACCAGCTGCCGGGCATGATCGGCGCGAGAGAGATCAAGACGGCGGCCGACGTGGCCGACCTCGTCGAGTCGAAGGCCGTGATCGAGCTGCTCAACAGCATCATCCTGACCGCCTACCGCCGCCGGGCCTCCGACATCCACTTCGAGACCCGGTCCGAAGACAGCCGGGTGCGGATGCGCATCGACGGCGACATGCAGACGATCATGGATCTGCCCCGCACGGTGCACGTGACCCTGGTCGTGCGCATCAAGGTGCTCTGCCAGCTTGACCTTTCGCAAAGCCGCATGCCGCAGGACGGGGCGTTCGAGCTCAACTTCGGCACGCTCAACACCGCGTTCCGCGTCTCGACCCTGCCCAGCCTCTACGGGGAGAAGGCGGTCTTGCGCGTCCTCGGTTCGCCGCTCGACCAATCCATGCTGAGGCTGGACAACCTCGGTTTCCCGCGCTCCACGCTGGAGGCGATCAAGCGCGTCATCTCGCGCCCCAACGGCATCCTTATCGTCTGCGGCCCCACCGGCAGCGGCAAGACCACGACGCTCTACGGCTGCATCAACGAGGTCAACCGGCCCGACCTCAATATCACGACGATCGAGGATCCGGTCGAATACCGGCTGCCCGACATCACCCAGCACCAGGTCAACACGGGCATCGGGCTGACCTTTTCCAAAGTGCTCCGCAGCATCATGCGCCAGGATCCCGATGTCATCCTCATCGGCGAGATCCGCGACCTCGAGACGGCGCTCATCGCCACCGAGGCGGCGCTGACCGGGCATTTCGTGCTCACGACTTTGCACACGAACAACGCGCTGCAGGCCGTCACCCGCCTGGTGGAGATCGGCGTCGATCCTTACCTCGTGGCGCCAACGACGATGGGCGTGCTCTCGCAGCGACTGGTCCGTCGCATCTGTTCGTCGTGCAAGGAGTCCTACCAGCCGACGGGCGAAGAGCTGGCGCCCTTCTTCTCCGGTTACGAGGGCGTGCCGGTCACGCTCTATCGCGGCCGCGGCTGTCCGAAATGCTTTGGCTCGGGCTTCAGCGGGCGCGTGGGCATCTACGAATTTGTCGAGGTCTCCGAGAAAATGCGTGAACTCATCACGGAAAAGCAGAGCGTGGCGCTGCTGATTGAAGAGGCCAAGCGGGTGGGGCACCGCTCGTTGCGGCATGACGGCCTGAAGAAAGCGCTCATCGGCTGGACCACGCTGGAGGAGGTGGAACGCAGCACACTGCCCGACGTGGGGTTCCAGCCGGTGGGAGACTGA
- a CDS encoding serine/threonine-protein kinase → MDTMIQESATPMPLHGAAPTAALPLADVTCCRAVPEVCGSVEPSAEPQLRPDQVLDGRFLIRAAINRNGMATIYRAEDLSNQGREVAIKVPLLGVESSPGGFAHFRHEEEIGLRLAHPFLLRFHPVAGKGGRPYLVTEYLRGCTLDRLAPAARPLAEADALKITGLICEGVGHMHERGVIHRDLKPSNIMICRDQTLRVMDFGLASAPMRRRSVFARLTGIFGTPEYMAPEQVENGPIDERTDVYGLGVILYELLTGSVPFQDGDPWESAYKRTAGDPIAPRKLNPGLSPQAEEIVLHALQRRPRDRYPGMAAFAADLRAPAGVRMTGHAGRLQPPRKKISLQTTPVIAGLLLGFGAIAFFILLFFVLRYWPSAR, encoded by the coding sequence ATGGACACCATGATCCAGGAATCAGCCACCCCGATGCCGCTTCACGGGGCCGCCCCAACAGCCGCTCTGCCGCTGGCGGATGTTACCTGCTGCCGCGCGGTGCCCGAGGTTTGCGGCAGCGTGGAACCTTCGGCCGAGCCGCAACTCCGGCCCGACCAGGTTCTGGACGGCCGGTTCTTGATCCGCGCCGCGATCAATCGCAATGGCATGGCGACCATTTACCGGGCCGAAGACCTGTCGAACCAGGGACGGGAGGTGGCGATCAAGGTGCCCTTGCTGGGCGTGGAGAGCAGTCCCGGCGGTTTCGCCCATTTCCGCCATGAAGAGGAAATCGGCCTCAGGCTGGCGCATCCCTTCCTGCTGCGGTTTCACCCAGTGGCGGGCAAGGGGGGCCGGCCGTATCTCGTGACGGAATACCTCCGCGGCTGCACCCTCGACCGTCTCGCGCCGGCCGCACGTCCGCTGGCCGAGGCGGATGCGCTGAAAATCACCGGCCTCATCTGCGAGGGCGTGGGCCACATGCATGAGCGCGGCGTCATCCATCGCGACCTCAAGCCGTCGAACATCATGATCTGCCGCGACCAGACGCTGCGCGTGATGGATTTCGGCCTGGCTTCCGCCCCGATGCGCCGGCGCAGCGTTTTTGCCCGGCTGACGGGAATCTTCGGCACGCCCGAGTACATGGCGCCGGAACAGGTGGAGAATGGCCCGATTGACGAACGCACCGACGTTTACGGCTTGGGCGTGATCCTCTACGAATTACTGACGGGATCGGTTCCGTTTCAGGACGGGGATCCCTGGGAGTCAGCCTACAAGCGGACCGCGGGTGATCCCATCGCGCCGCGAAAGCTGAACCCCGGGCTCTCTCCGCAGGCCGAGGAGATTGTCCTGCATGCCCTCCAGCGCAGGCCCCGCGACCGATATCCCGGCATGGCGGCGTTTGCGGCCGACCTGCGCGCGCCCGCCGGCGTCAGGATGACCGGCCATGCCGGGCGCCTGCAGCCACCCCGCAAGAAAATCAGCCTGCAGACGACCCCGGTGATCGCGGGGCTGCTGCTCGGCTTCGGCGCCATCGCTTTCTTTATCCTCCTGTTCTTCGTCCTGCGTTACTGGCCGTCGGCCAGATAG
- a CDS encoding PAS domain-containing protein, with amino-acid sequence MLRDVSIKRKLALLATLTSGAALLLAGGGFLIYDQTAHRRDMVHDLSTLAEMTGFNSASALSFNDATSAQETLRGLSKQPHIVAAGLYDRSGTVFASYQRGQPPVEFAPAPGGSAARFANDRLELFLPIIFDGETIGTIYLQSDLDGLHERLRRYALIVTGVGLLAILLAYVIGARLRRVISDPVARLSAATERVVAEKDYSIRAERTGNDELGRLTDAFNGMLGQIQARDDELRATHEQLEKRVAERTAELTEASGLLEAMLQNSPDLIYFKDVGSRFVRFSQAVLQRFQLDDPALLRGKTDVDFYGSDRAREAFADEQAIIRTGQPIVGKLEHETYPDGHTTWGLTTKMPWHNGAGQIVGIFGITKDVTTLKEAETKLAHERNQLRALLDSSPDSIYFKDRDSRFVLISRSKARKMLDRVPGLRERLLGPDAAPDAPVDPAKFIGLSDADTYTDEHTAHALADEQEIMRTGQPLVNKTERQVFKDGTVGWSSTNKMPWRGPDGQIIGTFGLSKDITTLKLAEEQLEQAHRQLLDTSRQAGMAEVATSVLHNVGNVLNSVNVSATLVADTARHSKAGNVGKLGALLTEHQADLAAFLTADPRGKMVQPYLATLAEELAREQKSMVTELDHLRKNVDHIKDIVAMQQSYAKTSGVIEAISIPDLVEDALRMNAGSLARHDVNIARDYQARPVVALDKHKVLQILVNLIRNAKYACDESGRTDKCLTLRITTEDNHVAIAVSDNGVGIPAENLTRIFNHGFTTRATGHGFGLHSGALAAKEMGGALTAHSAGRGHGATFILTLPFKPETPDHGKPAR; translated from the coding sequence TCCGCGCTCTCGTTCAACGACGCCACCTCGGCCCAGGAAACGCTCCGGGGGCTCAGCAAGCAGCCCCACATCGTGGCCGCAGGCCTTTATGATCGGAGCGGAACCGTTTTCGCCAGCTACCAGCGCGGCCAGCCGCCGGTGGAATTCGCGCCCGCGCCGGGCGGTTCCGCGGCCCGGTTTGCCAACGACCGCCTCGAACTCTTCCTCCCGATCATCTTTGATGGCGAAACCATCGGCACCATCTACCTGCAGTCCGATCTGGACGGCCTGCACGAGCGCCTGCGCCGCTATGCGCTCATCGTCACGGGCGTCGGGCTGCTGGCCATTCTGCTGGCCTATGTGATCGGAGCCCGCTTGCGCCGGGTCATTTCCGATCCGGTGGCGCGGCTTTCGGCCGCGACTGAACGGGTCGTCGCGGAAAAGGACTATTCGATCCGCGCCGAACGCACCGGCAACGACGAATTGGGCCGGCTCACGGACGCTTTCAACGGGATGCTCGGGCAGATCCAGGCGCGCGACGACGAATTGCGGGCGACGCACGAACAGCTGGAAAAACGCGTGGCGGAACGCACGGCCGAACTGACCGAGGCCAGCGGCCTGCTGGAAGCGATGCTACAAAACAGCCCGGATCTCATTTATTTCAAGGATGTCGGGTCGCGTTTCGTGCGCTTCAGCCAGGCTGTGTTGCAGCGGTTCCAGCTGGACGACCCCGCCTTGCTCCGCGGCAAGACCGACGTCGACTTCTACGGCTCTGATCGCGCCCGCGAGGCGTTCGCCGATGAGCAGGCGATCATCCGCACCGGACAGCCCATCGTGGGCAAACTCGAGCATGAGACTTATCCGGACGGACATACGACCTGGGGGCTGACGACCAAGATGCCCTGGCACAACGGTGCGGGCCAGATCGTGGGCATCTTCGGCATCACCAAGGACGTGACGACGCTGAAGGAGGCCGAAACCAAGCTGGCCCATGAACGGAACCAGCTCCGGGCCCTGCTCGATTCCAGCCCCGATTCGATCTATTTCAAGGACCGGGACTCGCGCTTTGTCCTCATCAGCCGCTCCAAGGCGCGGAAGATGCTTGATCGCGTCCCCGGATTGCGGGAACGGCTGCTCGGACCCGACGCCGCGCCGGACGCCCCGGTCGATCCGGCAAAGTTCATCGGCCTGTCGGACGCCGACACCTACACCGACGAGCACACCGCGCACGCCCTCGCGGACGAGCAGGAAATCATGCGCACCGGCCAGCCCCTGGTCAACAAGACCGAAAGACAGGTTTTCAAGGACGGCACGGTCGGCTGGTCGAGCACCAACAAGATGCCATGGCGCGGCCCGGACGGGCAGATCATCGGCACCTTCGGTCTTTCCAAGGATATCACCACGCTCAAGCTGGCCGAGGAACAGCTGGAGCAGGCGCACCGGCAGCTGTTGGACACCTCGCGCCAGGCGGGCATGGCGGAGGTGGCGACGAGTGTGTTGCACAACGTCGGCAACGTGCTCAACAGCGTCAACGTCTCCGCCACGCTGGTGGCCGACACGGCGCGACACTCCAAGGCGGGCAACGTCGGCAAGCTCGGCGCGCTCCTTACCGAGCACCAAGCGGACCTCGCCGCCTTCCTGACCGCCGACCCGCGCGGGAAGATGGTGCAACCCTATCTCGCCACCCTGGCCGAGGAGCTGGCGCGCGAGCAGAAGTCAATGGTCACGGAACTCGACCACCTCCGCAAGAACGTGGACCACATCAAGGATATCGTGGCGATGCAGCAGAGCTACGCCAAGACCTCCGGGGTGATCGAGGCCATCTCCATTCCGGACCTGGTGGAGGACGCGCTCCGGATGAACGCCGGTTCGCTCGCCCGGCACGATGTGAACATCGCCCGCGACTATCAGGCGCGCCCCGTGGTGGCCCTCGACAAACACAAGGTATTGCAGATCCTCGTGAACCTGATCCGTAACGCCAAGTATGCCTGCGACGAGTCAGGCCGCACCGACAAATGCCTGACGCTGCGCATCACCACCGAGGATAACCACGTCGCCATCGCCGTGAGCGACAACGGGGTGGGCATCCCCGCGGAGAATCTCACGCGGATCTTCAACCACGGCTTCACCACCCGGGCCACGGGCCACGGTTTCGGTCTGCACAGTGGCGCCCTCGCCGCCAAGGAGATGGGCGGTGCGCTCACCGCCCACAGCGCCGGGCGCGGCCACGGCGCCACCTTCATCCTCACCCTGCCTTTCAAACCGGAGACCCCCGACCATGGAAAACCCGCTCGCTGA
- a CDS encoding CsgG/HfaB family protein codes for MKTRAVFASFAALLCLQLVRADDKAPAAPAKGGLRYTITVTKFQNRSNYGGQFALADTFGAVLTDSLQNTGRFIVIAESDMRSAAMAEQDFAASGRAAGGDKAPVTGNMTPAQLLVKGEITNFTDGTEGGGGGIGFAGVHVGGGSKTAEINAVVYIVDSTTGQVKASKKVVGQIKSGGLSVGLNRGNFNGDINSFKKTNAGKAVEAAIDQAVEFCMAQLDSLPWTGNVILVKGTQVYFNRGEREGVTIGQVFKVGSSEVLRDPGTGEVLDTSFTEKAQIRVESVKEKVSICTLVSGSGIERGMAVSPQ; via the coding sequence ATGAAAACCCGTGCCGTTTTCGCCTCGTTTGCCGCCCTCCTCTGCCTGCAACTTGTCCGCGCTGACGACAAGGCGCCCGCCGCCCCCGCCAAGGGTGGTCTGCGCTACACGATCACGGTCACCAAGTTTCAAAACCGCTCGAATTACGGCGGGCAGTTCGCCCTCGCCGACACCTTCGGCGCCGTGCTGACGGACTCGCTGCAAAACACCGGCCGGTTCATCGTGATCGCCGAGTCGGACATGCGCAGTGCCGCGATGGCCGAGCAGGATTTCGCGGCCAGCGGCCGCGCGGCCGGCGGCGACAAGGCGCCGGTCACGGGCAACATGACGCCGGCGCAGCTGCTGGTCAAAGGCGAGATCACCAACTTCACGGACGGCACCGAGGGCGGCGGCGGCGGCATCGGCTTCGCCGGCGTGCATGTCGGCGGCGGCAGCAAGACGGCGGAGATCAACGCCGTGGTCTACATCGTGGACTCCACCACGGGCCAGGTGAAGGCCTCGAAAAAGGTCGTCGGCCAGATCAAGTCCGGCGGGTTGAGCGTCGGCCTGAACCGGGGAAACTTCAACGGCGACATCAACAGCTTCAAGAAGACCAACGCCGGCAAGGCCGTCGAGGCCGCCATCGACCAGGCCGTGGAATTCTGCATGGCGCAGCTCGACAGCCTGCCGTGGACCGGCAACGTCATCCTCGTCAAGGGCACCCAGGTCTACTTCAATCGCGGCGAACGCGAAGGCGTGACCATCGGGCAGGTCTTCAAGGTTGGCTCGTCCGAGGTGCTGCGTGATCCGGGCACCGGCGAGGTGCTGGACACCAGCTTCACCGAAAAGGCGCAGATCCGCGTCGAGTCGGTGAAGGAGAAGGTGTCGATCTGCACCCTGGTCTCCGGCAGCGGGATCGAAAGGGGCATGGCGGTCTCGCCCCAGTGA
- a CDS encoding SRPBCC family protein, whose translation MTTNYLACPTEIVEAPVGVVWQLLTNIAGWGSFFDLRVISVEPPGPAAKGQRMLGESGPRWLHLGGSFEYTLIDEANYKLEMDVRLSLGLTVHEALDCIPLKDGRCRVNYHCNFGFPGGWRGRLMRVLLSRGLKTGPAESLLQLKRAAELEHRGRFVPQLAPGG comes from the coding sequence ATGACGACGAATTACCTGGCTTGTCCCACTGAGATCGTCGAGGCCCCGGTCGGCGTCGTATGGCAGTTGCTCACCAACATCGCCGGCTGGGGCAGTTTCTTTGACCTTCGCGTCATCAGTGTCGAACCGCCGGGGCCGGCAGCCAAGGGCCAGCGCATGCTCGGTGAGTCGGGCCCGCGCTGGCTGCATCTCGGTGGCTCCTTTGAATACACCCTCATCGACGAAGCAAATTACAAGCTTGAGATGGACGTGAGGCTCTCACTTGGCCTCACGGTTCACGAGGCCCTGGACTGCATTCCGCTCAAGGACGGGCGATGTCGCGTCAACTACCATTGCAATTTTGGTTTCCCGGGCGGCTGGCGGGGCCGGCTCATGCGCGTCCTTCTCAGCCGTGGATTGAAGACCGGCCCTGCTGAGTCGCTGTTGCAGTTGAAACGCGCCGCCGAACTGGAACACCGCGGGCGGTTTGTGCCCCAGCTTGCACCCGGGGGCTAA
- a CDS encoding response regulator, which produces MLVDDETYMQVFVGRVLASSINCTVTTARDGQAAIDQCEKSDPQLIILDINMPRVDGVQALGRIRALKPDVPIVMLTSISEEAVVEECVTKGASAFIRKDVRADLLQTELQEMLQQFFSDEKAAP; this is translated from the coding sequence TTGCTGGTTGATGACGAAACCTACATGCAGGTTTTCGTCGGACGTGTGCTGGCCTCGTCCATCAATTGCACCGTGACGACGGCCCGTGACGGCCAGGCCGCCATTGACCAGTGCGAAAAGAGCGACCCGCAGCTGATCATCCTCGACATCAACATGCCGCGGGTGGACGGAGTGCAGGCCCTGGGTCGGATCCGGGCGCTCAAGCCCGACGTTCCCATTGTGATGCTGACCTCGATTTCGGAGGAGGCGGTGGTCGAGGAGTGCGTGACCAAGGGCGCCTCGGCTTTCATCCGCAAGGACGTCCGGGCCGACCTGCTTCAGACCGAGTTGCAGGAGATGCTGCAGCAGTTTTTCTCCGACGAAAAGGCCGCCCCATGA
- a CDS encoding response regulator, with protein sequence MKILAAEDDPVLRVILTRTLGKLGHEVVEAADGQAAWNCLLTAPMRIVVSDWMMPKVSGLELCRRIRARESPDYVYFILLTVQDATEENKRQAADAGVDDFLVKPLNPTDLWLRLRVAERIIHSTTRIRQLEGLLPICSYCRKVRNDRDYWQQIEGYIREHTGTKLSHSICPDCYERVVIPQLKSAGLPPAPYTPPRPESRL encoded by the coding sequence ATGAAAATCCTGGCCGCCGAAGATGATCCGGTATTGCGCGTCATCCTCACCCGGACGCTCGGCAAACTGGGCCACGAAGTGGTCGAGGCCGCGGACGGACAGGCCGCGTGGAATTGCCTGCTGACGGCCCCCATGCGCATCGTCGTCAGCGACTGGATGATGCCCAAGGTGAGCGGCCTGGAGTTATGCCGGCGCATCCGCGCCCGCGAGTCACCCGACTATGTCTATTTCATCCTTCTGACGGTGCAGGACGCCACCGAAGAGAACAAACGCCAGGCCGCCGACGCCGGGGTGGACGACTTTCTCGTCAAGCCGCTCAACCCGACCGATCTTTGGCTGCGCCTGCGCGTCGCCGAGCGCATCATTCACTCCACCACGCGCATCCGCCAGCTCGAGGGCCTGCTCCCCATCTGCTCTTATTGCCGGAAAGTCCGCAACGACCGCGATTACTGGCAGCAGATCGAGGGCTACATCCGCGAGCATACCGGCACCAAGCTCAGCCACTCCATCTGCCCCGATTGCTACGAACGCGTCGTGATCCCGCAGTTGAAGTCGGCCGGCCTCCCGCCCGCCCCTTATACGCCGCCGAGGCCTGAGTCGCGCTTATGA
- a CDS encoding prepilin-type N-terminal cleavage/methylation domain-containing protein, producing MPIATAPSRSVRAVRGFTLVEVMVGAFLSGMILTGVLVTNLQLMRSGLRTTQYAEMSTQTRRGLEQLGIDLKSANAIKWNSATDLTLTLPTSGGSTRQVTYAWTSATQSLFSVPGTDSTVTVGRIYLVNGIPALSNGSAGCTFARYDRDGNVATTDLATKRVQVSLNAARSAKTMATATDTAVSASFILRNKPTS from the coding sequence ATGCCTATTGCTACGGCTCCTAGCCGGTCGGTCCGGGCGGTGCGCGGCTTCACCCTCGTCGAGGTGATGGTCGGGGCGTTCCTGAGCGGCATGATCCTGACCGGGGTGCTGGTCACCAATCTCCAGCTGATGCGCAGCGGCCTGCGCACCACCCAATATGCGGAGATGAGCACGCAAACCCGCCGCGGTCTCGAGCAGCTGGGCATCGACCTCAAGAGCGCGAACGCCATCAAGTGGAACAGCGCCACCGACCTCACACTCACCCTTCCCACCAGTGGCGGCTCGACCCGGCAGGTGACCTACGCCTGGACGAGCGCCACGCAGAGCCTCTTCTCCGTGCCCGGCACCGACAGCACCGTCACCGTGGGGCGGATCTACCTCGTGAACGGCATCCCCGCGCTGTCCAACGGCTCCGCCGGGTGCACCTTCGCCCGTTACGATCGTGATGGCAACGTGGCGACCACCGACCTCGCGACCAAGCGCGTCCAGGTCAGCCTGAACGCCGCCCGTTCGGCGAAAACGATGGCGACCGCCACGGACACGGCGGTGTCGGCCAGCTTCATCCTCCGGAACAAGCCGACCTCCTGA
- a CDS encoding response regulator, with protein sequence MENPLAEKNLRILVIDDNRSIHEDFRKILVGEDPTGATASMESALFGAPTEARRAIRFEVESAYQGQEGLEMARRALAEGRPYAMAFMDVRMPPGWDGIETTARIWEVDPEMEIVICTAYSDYSWDQMTGRLGHPDRLVILKKPFDNVEALQMATALTEKWNLGRQARTQMANLEQLVDARTRELRVAKEAAEVASKAKSEFLANMSHEIRTPMNGVIGMTGLLLDTGLDVLQREYAETIRTSAEALLTVINDVLDFSKIEAGKLSFETLDFDLLETVESAVDMLAERAQAKGIELVVNFAPGTPPWLRGDPGRLRQILTNLIGNAIKFTEKGEVVVRVAPESDRDGHAVVRFDVRDTGVGVTREAQTRLFQAFTQADSSTTRRYGGTGLGLAISRRLVEMMAGTIGVDSEPGRGSDFWFTACFQKLDLGDIPTRPEPDGWSELRVLVVDDNATSRQILRHQIFAWKLQKGSAASGHEALTILREAATAGRPYSVALLDVQMPEMDGLALARAIKAEPAIAGTRLIALTPKGSILSAAEMKAAQIDAFLPKPIKQSRLLDCLVSVIGKALTTNLLAKTGAAPVPVISPRLRARLGEIRLLLAEDNTVNQKVALGQLKKFGCAAEAVANGQEVLEALQRYPYPLVFMDIQMPEMDGYEATRAIRQRERDTTGQPCPWTPPLYIVALTANAMQGDREKCLAVGMNDYISKPVRATDMLEALERWVNLTDAPSARP encoded by the coding sequence ATGGAAAACCCGCTCGCTGAGAAAAACCTCCGCATCCTCGTCATCGACGACAACCGCTCGATCCACGAGGATTTCCGGAAAATCCTGGTGGGCGAGGATCCCACCGGCGCCACCGCCAGCATGGAGTCGGCGCTGTTCGGCGCGCCCACGGAGGCGCGCCGCGCCATCCGCTTCGAGGTGGAATCGGCCTATCAGGGTCAGGAAGGCCTCGAAATGGCCCGGCGCGCGCTGGCCGAAGGCCGGCCCTACGCCATGGCGTTCATGGACGTGCGGATGCCCCCCGGCTGGGACGGCATCGAGACGACCGCGCGCATCTGGGAGGTGGACCCGGAGATGGAGATCGTCATCTGCACCGCCTATTCGGACTATTCCTGGGACCAGATGACCGGCCGCCTCGGGCACCCCGACCGGCTCGTCATCCTCAAAAAACCCTTCGACAACGTCGAAGCACTCCAGATGGCCACGGCGCTCACCGAGAAATGGAACCTCGGCCGTCAGGCCCGCACGCAGATGGCCAACCTGGAGCAGCTGGTCGACGCCCGCACGCGCGAGCTGCGGGTCGCCAAGGAGGCGGCGGAGGTCGCGAGCAAGGCCAAGAGTGAATTCCTGGCCAACATGAGCCACGAGATCCGCACGCCCATGAACGGGGTGATCGGCATGACCGGCCTGCTCCTCGACACCGGGCTCGACGTCCTCCAGCGCGAATACGCCGAGACGATCCGCACCAGCGCCGAAGCCCTCCTCACCGTCATCAACGACGTCCTGGATTTCTCCAAGATCGAGGCGGGCAAGCTCAGCTTCGAGACCCTCGACTTCGACCTGTTGGAGACGGTCGAGAGCGCGGTGGACATGCTGGCGGAGCGCGCGCAGGCCAAAGGCATCGAACTCGTCGTGAACTTTGCGCCGGGCACGCCGCCCTGGCTGCGGGGCGACCCCGGCCGGCTCCGGCAGATTCTCACCAACCTCATCGGCAACGCCATCAAGTTCACCGAAAAGGGCGAGGTGGTGGTCCGCGTCGCCCCGGAGTCCGACCGCGATGGCCACGCCGTCGTGCGCTTTGACGTCCGCGACACCGGCGTGGGGGTCACGCGCGAGGCGCAGACGCGCCTTTTCCAGGCCTTCACCCAGGCCGACAGTTCGACGACGCGCCGCTACGGCGGCACCGGCCTCGGACTCGCCATCTCGCGCCGGCTGGTCGAGATGATGGCGGGCACAATCGGCGTCGACAGCGAGCCCGGGCGGGGCTCCGACTTCTGGTTCACCGCCTGCTTCCAAAAACTCGATCTCGGCGACATCCCGACCCGACCCGAGCCCGACGGCTGGTCCGAACTGCGGGTGCTCGTGGTGGACGACAACGCCACCAGCCGGCAGATCCTCCGCCACCAGATCTTCGCCTGGAAACTGCAGAAGGGCAGTGCAGCCAGCGGGCATGAGGCCCTGACGATCCTCCGCGAGGCCGCCACCGCCGGCCGTCCCTACAGCGTGGCGCTCCTCGATGTCCAGATGCCGGAGATGGACGGGCTCGCGCTCGCCCGGGCCATCAAGGCCGAGCCCGCCATCGCGGGCACCCGGCTGATCGCCCTCACGCCCAAGGGCTCGATCCTCAGTGCCGCGGAGATGAAGGCGGCCCAGATCGATGCCTTCCTCCCCAAGCCCATCAAGCAGTCCCGTCTGCTCGACTGCCTCGTCAGCGTCATCGGCAAGGCCCTCACGACGAACTTGCTGGCAAAGACCGGCGCCGCGCCGGTGCCGGTGATCTCGCCCCGCCTCCGCGCCCGCCTCGGGGAGATCCGCCTGCTGCTGGCCGAGGACAACACCGTCAACCAAAAGGTCGCGCTTGGCCAGTTGAAGAAGTTCGGGTGCGCGGCCGAGGCCGTGGCCAACGGCCAGGAGGTGCTCGAGGCCCTGCAGCGTTATCCCTATCCGCTCGTCTTCATGGACATTCAGATGCCCGAGATGGACGGCTACGAGGCCACCCGGGCCATCCGCCAGCGCGAACGCGACACCACCGGGCAACCCTGTCCGTGGACACCACCGCTGTACATCGTCGCCCTGACCGCCAACGCCATGCAGGGCGACCGCGAGAAATGCCTCGCCGTCGGCATGAACGACTACATCAGCAAGCCCGTCCGCGCGACGGACATGCTCGAGGCCTTGGAACGCTGGGTGAACCTGACGGACGCACCCTCCGCCCGCCCATGA